GAGAAACTCAAAATGGGGGATCCTTCAGCATTGGACTTGTCCGAGGTGAGCGGTGATGACCTTATCTTCTGATCAATTCGCGTCGCGCGGGTTAGACGCGATGCTTATTGTCTACTCCTTGCTTGACGACCATCCCGCATCCGCCGCGTGCGAGTCGTTCATCCGAGACCACACTCATTGGTTCACGACCACGCTTACACTACTCGAAGCAAAGGTGATTCTCACAAAGGTTTATGCGGTAGATGTTAACCTTGCCTCACAACAACTTTCCCAATTTTCCGCAGGACCTATAGAAATTGTTGAAGTAGACTTACCCATTACCCTCGCGGCGATGCAGAGTGCCGATATTTTAGAAATTGACATCACTGATGCAGTTCTGGTGCAAGTAACGCGCGCCCGTAGTGCTAACATCCTCGCGACGGACGATCGTAAACTGATGCAAGCCTGCCATCAAGTAGATATTGCAGTTGAAAACCCGATTGATATTTCGCTACGGAGGCAAATGGCAAGTTGGGAAGTAGCAAACTTGCCGCAAAAAGGATTACCTCGAATTCTAAGGCGGATTCATCAGTGGCTGCATCAAAACCATCAACAGGTTGCCGAAGACTTCTGGTCCCAAACCGGTGGTGGAAGTCATCTCCCCTAACAGAACAGAATCCGTTCATCCGCATCACATATTCAAGCATTGCCGGTTTTGAGCAAAAAACCGGTATTCAGTTGCCAGAAGACATTGC
This region of Candidatus Poribacteria bacterium genomic DNA includes:
- a CDS encoding type II toxin-antitoxin system VapC family toxin, with the translated sequence MTLSSDQFASRGLDAMLIVYSLLDDHPASAACESFIRDHTHWFTTTLTLLEAKVILTKVYAVDVNLASQQLSQFSAGPIEIVEVDLPITLAAMQSADILEIDITDAVLVQVTRARSANILATDDRKLMQACHQVDIAVENPIDISLRRQMASWEVANLPQKGLPRILRRIHQWLHQNHQQVAEDFWSQTGGGSHLP